Proteins co-encoded in one Nicotiana sylvestris chromosome 7, ASM39365v2, whole genome shotgun sequence genomic window:
- the LOC104219427 gene encoding sesquiterpene synthase 15b-like isoform X2, which yields MDRSSGEVKRRCDNHHPTVWGDHFLAYAHLSGANEWEKKQHEHLKEEVRKMLVMAPSKSLQNLNLISAIQCLGVAYHFEHEIEESLACIYSCYEELNGEAYETDLHLVALRFRLLRQHGYYVSSDAFRKFADDQGNYKKALVSDVQGLLSLFEAAQFRVHGEEILDEADNFTTTHLKLLLPTLSNSLAMQVRNALKYPINYTMVIVAARKYISFYQEDKSCDEVLLNFAKLDFNILQKMHKRELCDITRWWKELDLAKALPFARDRIVELYFWSLDELTLLTNSIERWNIDAVEQLPSYMKPFYRALLDVYSEVEKELASDHNKSFRVNYSITTKKKLTRAYFQEAEWYHGNIVPTMEQYVKNGIRSSTIPYLTAASWLGMGNEAMKEAYDWIASEPPVLVASSIIGRLSNDVVSHEREVERGDVTGVECYMNEYGVTKEEACTEIRKILENKWKDLNRGCLEPTDVPKVLLMPMLNLARMCEFVYKDEDAYTVSKNNFKDIVSLVLVDPITI from the exons atggatAGGAGTTCTGGAGAAGTTAAACGGCGGTGTGACAATCATCATCCTACTGTTTGGGGAGACCATTTTCTTGCCTATGCTCATCTCTCG GGAGCCAATGAATGGGAAAAGAAACAGCATGAGCACCTAAAGGAAGAAGTAAGAAAAATGCTAGTGATGGCTCCTTCCAAATCATTGCAAAATCTGAACCTGATAAGCGCAATCCAATGTCTTGGAGTAGCGTACCATTTTGAACATGAGATTGAGGAGTCACTGGCCTGTATCTATAGCTGTTATGAAGAATTGAATGGTGAAGCTTATGAAACTGACCTTCATCTTGTTGCTCTACGGTTTCGATTACTTAGGCAACACGGTTATTATGTCTCATCTG ATGCTTTTAGGAAGTTCGCTGACGACCAAGGAAATTACAAGAAAGCATTGGTTAGTGACGTGCAAGGATTGTTGAGCTTGTTTGAGGCAGCACAATTCAGAGTACACGGTGAAGAAATATTGGACGAAGCAGATAATTTCACCACCACTCATTTGAAGCTATTGTTGCCTACATTGAGCAATTCTCTTGCGATGCAAGTCAGGAATGCACTAAAGTATCCAATCAACTATACTATGGTGATAGTAGCAGCGAGGAAATACATATCGTTTTACCAAGAAGATAAATCATGTGATGAAGTGTTACTAAATTTCGCAAAATTGGACTTCAACATATTGCAGAAAATGCATAAAAGGGAACTATGTGATATCACAAG GTGGTGGAAAGAATTGGACTTGGCAAAAGCATTACCTTTTGCAAGAGACAGAATAGTTGAGTTGTACTTCTGGAGTTTGG ATGAACTTACTCTCCTCACGAATTCAATAGAAAG GTGGAACATCGATGCTGTGGAACAGTTACCGTCATATATGAAGCCTTTTTACCGTGCACTTCTAGATGTTTACAGTGAAGTGGAGAAAGAGTTGGCAAGTGATCATAACAAGTCATTTCGAGTCAACTATTCTATAACTACG AAGAAAAAGTTGACGAGGGCTTATTTTCAAGAAGCCGAATGGTATCATGGGAATATAGTCCCAACAATGGAACAGTATGTGAAGAATGGAATTCGATCTAGCACTATCCCATATCTTACGGCTGCCTCTTGGTTAGGCATGGGAAATGAAGCAATGAAGGAGGCATACGATTGGATTGCAAGTGAACCTCCAGTTCTCGTTGCTTCCTCTATCATTGGTAGATTATCGAATGATGTTGTTTCGCATGAG AGAGAAGTAGAAAGAGGAGATGTAACAGGTGTCGAGTGTTACATGAACGAATATGGTGTCACAAAGGAAGAAGCATGCACAGAGATTAGGAAAATATTGGAGAATAAATGGAAGGATTTGAATCGAGGATGCCTAGAACCTACCGATGTACCAAAAGTTCTGCTAATGCCAATGCTCAACCTTGCTAGGATGTGTGAGTTCGTATATAAAGATGAAGATGCTTATACTGTTTCCAAAAATAACTTCAAAGACATCGTTTCTCTGGTGCTAGTTGATCCCATTACAATATGA
- the LOC104219427 gene encoding sesquiterpene synthase 15b-like isoform X1 produces the protein MDRSSGEVKRRCDNHHPTVWGDHFLAYAHLSGANEWEKKQHEHLKEEVRKMLVMAPSKSLQNLNLISAIQCLGVAYHFEHEIEESLACIYSCYEELNGEAYETDLHLVALRFRLLRQHGYYVSSDAFRKFADDQGNYKKALVSDVQGLLSLFEAAQFRVHGEEILDEADNFTTTHLKLLLPTLSNSLAMQVRNALKYPINYTMVIVAARKYISFYQEDKSCDEVLLNFAKLDFNILQKMHKRELCDITRWWKELDLAKALPFARDRIVELYFWSLGMYFEPQYRFSRNILTKMLCFVSVTDDIYDTYGTLDELTLLTNSIERWNIDAVEQLPSYMKPFYRALLDVYSEVEKELASDHNKSFRVNYSITTKKKLTRAYFQEAEWYHGNIVPTMEQYVKNGIRSSTIPYLTAASWLGMGNEAMKEAYDWIASEPPVLVASSIIGRLSNDVVSHEREVERGDVTGVECYMNEYGVTKEEACTEIRKILENKWKDLNRGCLEPTDVPKVLLMPMLNLARMCEFVYKDEDAYTVSKNNFKDIVSLVLVDPITI, from the exons atggatAGGAGTTCTGGAGAAGTTAAACGGCGGTGTGACAATCATCATCCTACTGTTTGGGGAGACCATTTTCTTGCCTATGCTCATCTCTCG GGAGCCAATGAATGGGAAAAGAAACAGCATGAGCACCTAAAGGAAGAAGTAAGAAAAATGCTAGTGATGGCTCCTTCCAAATCATTGCAAAATCTGAACCTGATAAGCGCAATCCAATGTCTTGGAGTAGCGTACCATTTTGAACATGAGATTGAGGAGTCACTGGCCTGTATCTATAGCTGTTATGAAGAATTGAATGGTGAAGCTTATGAAACTGACCTTCATCTTGTTGCTCTACGGTTTCGATTACTTAGGCAACACGGTTATTATGTCTCATCTG ATGCTTTTAGGAAGTTCGCTGACGACCAAGGAAATTACAAGAAAGCATTGGTTAGTGACGTGCAAGGATTGTTGAGCTTGTTTGAGGCAGCACAATTCAGAGTACACGGTGAAGAAATATTGGACGAAGCAGATAATTTCACCACCACTCATTTGAAGCTATTGTTGCCTACATTGAGCAATTCTCTTGCGATGCAAGTCAGGAATGCACTAAAGTATCCAATCAACTATACTATGGTGATAGTAGCAGCGAGGAAATACATATCGTTTTACCAAGAAGATAAATCATGTGATGAAGTGTTACTAAATTTCGCAAAATTGGACTTCAACATATTGCAGAAAATGCATAAAAGGGAACTATGTGATATCACAAG GTGGTGGAAAGAATTGGACTTGGCAAAAGCATTACCTTTTGCAAGAGACAGAATAGTTGAGTTGTACTTCTGGAGTTTGGGTATGTACTTTGAGCCCCAGTATAGGTTTTCCAGAAACATACTTACCAAAATGCTTTGCTTCGTTTCTGTTACTGATGATATCTATGACACCTATGGAACACTAGATGAACTTACTCTCCTCACGAATTCAATAGAAAG GTGGAACATCGATGCTGTGGAACAGTTACCGTCATATATGAAGCCTTTTTACCGTGCACTTCTAGATGTTTACAGTGAAGTGGAGAAAGAGTTGGCAAGTGATCATAACAAGTCATTTCGAGTCAACTATTCTATAACTACG AAGAAAAAGTTGACGAGGGCTTATTTTCAAGAAGCCGAATGGTATCATGGGAATATAGTCCCAACAATGGAACAGTATGTGAAGAATGGAATTCGATCTAGCACTATCCCATATCTTACGGCTGCCTCTTGGTTAGGCATGGGAAATGAAGCAATGAAGGAGGCATACGATTGGATTGCAAGTGAACCTCCAGTTCTCGTTGCTTCCTCTATCATTGGTAGATTATCGAATGATGTTGTTTCGCATGAG AGAGAAGTAGAAAGAGGAGATGTAACAGGTGTCGAGTGTTACATGAACGAATATGGTGTCACAAAGGAAGAAGCATGCACAGAGATTAGGAAAATATTGGAGAATAAATGGAAGGATTTGAATCGAGGATGCCTAGAACCTACCGATGTACCAAAAGTTCTGCTAATGCCAATGCTCAACCTTGCTAGGATGTGTGAGTTCGTATATAAAGATGAAGATGCTTATACTGTTTCCAAAAATAACTTCAAAGACATCGTTTCTCTGGTGCTAGTTGATCCCATTACAATATGA